In the genome of Thiorhodovibrio winogradskyi, the window CAACACCTGGGCCAGAGCATAGCCCATCTTTCCGGAACTGCGGTTGCCGATGAAGCGCACCGGGTCCAAAGCCTCGTGTGTCGGCCCGGCGGTGATCAGAAGCCGCACACCGGCAAAGGGCTGCTGCTGGATTCCAAGCACGGCCTCGGCGATGGCGCTGGGCTCGAGCATGCGCCCACTGCCGATCTCGCCGCAGGCCTGATCGCCGCTGTCTGGTCCGAGCAGACGCGCGCCGCGAGAGAGCAGGCGCGCGACATTCTCCCGTACCGCGGGGTGTGCCCACATCTGTTGATTCATCGCCGGTGCGATGGTCAGGGGTGCCTGACTGGCGAGCACCAGGGTTGTCAGCAGGTCATCGGCCAGTCCGTGGGCAAGGCGCGCGATCAGGTTGGCGCTGGCCGGGGCGATGATGATCAAGTCCGCCCAGCGGGCAAGCTCGATATGACCCATGCCCGCCTCGGCCGCGGAATCGAACAGTTCCAAGCGCACCGGACGACCCGCCAGGGCCTGCAGGCTGAGTGGCGAGATAAAGGCCCGCGCGTGCGCCGTCATCACTACCTGCACTTCGGCTCCGCGCTCGCGCAGACGGCGGATGAGTTCGGCGGATTTGTAGGCGGCGATGCTACCGCTGACCCCGAGCAGAATTCGCGGGCGGTCTTGGCTGGTCATGGCGTGTCGGTCGATGCGGGGCTCGGCGGGAGGTTCGGCTGGGAGCCCCTTTTGCAGCCAGGTTGGCAGCTCGGTTGGGAACTTGATGGGGGCTTGGCTGTTGATGGCATTTCGT includes:
- the coaBC gene encoding bifunctional phosphopantothenoylcysteine decarboxylase/phosphopantothenate--cysteine ligase CoaBC: MTSQDRPRILLGVSGSIAAYKSAELIRRLRERGAEVQVVMTAHARAFISPLSLQALAGRPVRLELFDSAAEAGMGHIELARWADLIIIAPASANLIARLAHGLADDLLTTLVLASQAPLTIAPAMNQQMWAHPAVRENVARLLSRGARLLGPDSGDQACGEIGSGRMLEPSAIAEAVLGIQQQPFAGVRLLITAGPTHEALDPVRFIGNRSSGKMGYALAQVLTELGAQVILVSGPTALPAPPLARLVRVESAAEMHAAVMERVGECDIFIAAAAVADYRPELQASRKLKKHSGNIDLRLVPNPDILAEVAARNPAPFTLGFAAETEALEANARAKLNNKGLDMIAANLVGGAEGGFDRDDNALLLLWGDGQRELPLMPKHQAAREIARALMQRYVTST